Proteins from a single region of Siphonobacter curvatus:
- a CDS encoding alginate export family protein, whose protein sequence is MKKMYLMVLALGGASCIGPTAHAQLSLTGQLRTRTELRDGYGNLAPRGSQAAIFTSQRTRLSFGYQASRLRMNVTLQDVRVWGQDASSISVVDGNRLSVHEAWGEIQLINRADTTLKFRPIDELSLKVGRQELVYDDVRLLGNLDWLQQGRRFDAALLKFRHQGWKLDLGGGFNQNSDAFGLTGTSYTPGNVPTTALSTKNTLLPLPAGFIPTSGKNGSPILTNAVSTNGQTQQFKAFQMAYLQRSIRQQTFSALFFKDDFSKYRIDSIGSESSGYVYGRKYDVLGVHSRLTYGAMLLGKLSKRVNYQAFGYLQSGRDRDGLRIQQAYHYGGNAFIQQGHFSFGLGYEVLSGNKSGLKTGETSRFDPLYGTPHRHWGYMDYFYVGTGSPSGGLQDSFFKSKYAHKRLTASFDVHYFALASPVLNRSIDGTLPTRIQGGLGWEYDFVATYLLNSFTSLELGYSFMQGNNRLEYVKQNTVNQKDKQGQWAYLMLNIRPDFLAKNQSSR, encoded by the coding sequence ATGAAAAAAATGTATCTGATGGTACTGGCTCTTGGTGGAGCCAGCTGCATCGGCCCGACTGCTCATGCACAGCTTTCCCTGACGGGACAGCTTCGTACCCGAACCGAACTTCGGGATGGGTACGGCAATCTGGCCCCCCGAGGGAGTCAAGCGGCCATTTTCACCTCCCAACGTACCCGATTGAGTTTTGGCTATCAGGCTAGCCGTCTTCGCATGAATGTAACGCTTCAGGACGTACGCGTCTGGGGCCAGGATGCTTCCAGTATTTCCGTAGTGGATGGCAATCGCCTGTCCGTACACGAAGCCTGGGGCGAAATCCAGCTCATCAATCGGGCGGACACCACGCTTAAATTCCGTCCCATCGACGAATTGTCGCTGAAAGTCGGACGGCAGGAGCTGGTGTACGACGATGTGCGGTTACTGGGTAATCTGGACTGGTTACAACAGGGCCGTCGCTTTGATGCCGCCTTACTCAAATTCCGGCATCAGGGCTGGAAACTGGATTTGGGCGGTGGTTTCAATCAAAATTCCGACGCCTTTGGCCTGACGGGCACCAGCTATACTCCCGGCAATGTACCCACAACGGCTTTGTCCACGAAAAATACCTTACTGCCCCTACCTGCGGGTTTTATTCCTACTAGTGGCAAAAACGGGTCTCCAATCCTGACCAATGCAGTCAGTACGAACGGTCAGACGCAGCAGTTCAAAGCTTTTCAGATGGCCTATCTGCAACGCAGTATCCGGCAACAGACGTTTTCTGCCTTGTTCTTCAAAGATGACTTTTCCAAATATCGTATAGACAGTATCGGTAGCGAATCAAGTGGCTACGTCTACGGACGGAAATACGACGTACTGGGCGTGCATTCCCGCTTGACCTACGGAGCGATGTTACTCGGAAAACTGAGTAAACGCGTGAATTATCAGGCGTTCGGCTACCTGCAAAGCGGTCGCGACCGAGATGGCTTGCGGATTCAGCAGGCGTATCACTACGGTGGGAATGCGTTTATCCAGCAGGGCCATTTTAGTTTTGGACTCGGTTATGAAGTGCTTTCCGGTAATAAGTCTGGTCTGAAGACCGGAGAGACTTCCCGATTTGATCCCCTGTACGGCACGCCGCATCGGCATTGGGGCTACATGGACTACTTCTACGTAGGCACGGGCTCGCCGAGTGGGGGCTTACAGGATAGCTTTTTCAAGAGCAAGTACGCTCACAAACGCCTGACGGCTAGCTTCGACGTACACTATTTTGCTCTGGCCTCGCCCGTACTCAATCGAAGTATAGACGGTACACTTCCTACCCGTATCCAGGGTGGTCTGGGCTGGGAATATGATTTCGTAGCAACGTATCTGCTCAACTCCTTCACTTCACTCGAACTGGGCTACAGCTTCATGCAAGGCAACAATCGCCTGGAATACGTCAAACAAAACACGGTCAATCAGAAAGACAAACAGGGTCAGTGGGCGTATCTGATGCTCAACATCCGTCCGGACTTTTTAGCTAAAAATCAATCTTCCCGATGA
- a CDS encoding NarK family nitrate/nitrite MFS transporter, which produces MKSTQQPLDTLPLFSFRGIQMRTFHLTWLTFFVCFFGWFGLAPLMPAIRADLELTKSQVGNTIIAAVSATIFARLIIGKLCDTWGPRKTYTALLVIGSLPVMLVGLAHDYLTFLLFRLAIGVIGASFVITQFHTSMMFAPQIKGTANAVAGGWGNLGGGVTQLAMPLIMTLIMGLGFVKSDAWRLAMIVPGLLMLVMAFLYYRYTTDTPAGNFEDLQRQNAGTAAGSFREACTDIRVWALALAYACCFGMEITFDGVAALYFFDQFSLGETEAGFWAMLFGFMNLFARAMGGVVADRVGQRYGMRGKGILLAVLLLLEGLGILLFAQSGNLTMAIVSMLTFALFLKMANGSTYALVPFINPKALGVISGVVGAGGNLGGMLMGFLFKSQSISYGQAFFYIGAAVVIIGGLLFLINFGKSRVAEPAEAVTLQTV; this is translated from the coding sequence ATGAAATCTACCCAGCAACCACTCGACACCCTGCCGCTGTTCAGTTTCCGTGGCATCCAGATGCGTACCTTTCATTTAACCTGGCTGACTTTCTTTGTCTGCTTCTTCGGCTGGTTTGGGCTGGCTCCGCTCATGCCCGCCATACGAGCCGATCTGGAACTGACGAAGTCCCAAGTGGGTAACACCATCATTGCGGCCGTTTCAGCCACGATTTTCGCCCGTTTGATCATCGGAAAACTGTGTGATACCTGGGGACCCAGAAAAACCTATACGGCTTTGCTGGTGATCGGTTCCCTACCCGTTATGCTTGTTGGACTAGCCCACGATTACCTCACGTTTCTCCTGTTCCGTCTGGCGATTGGGGTGATTGGAGCTTCGTTTGTCATTACGCAATTTCACACGTCCATGATGTTTGCTCCCCAAATTAAAGGTACCGCCAATGCTGTGGCCGGTGGCTGGGGCAATCTGGGTGGCGGCGTTACACAACTCGCCATGCCTTTGATTATGACGCTGATTATGGGACTGGGTTTCGTTAAATCCGACGCCTGGCGACTCGCCATGATTGTACCGGGTCTGCTGATGCTGGTGATGGCTTTTCTGTACTACCGATATACCACGGATACGCCAGCGGGCAATTTTGAAGACCTGCAACGGCAGAATGCCGGTACGGCGGCGGGTAGTTTCCGCGAAGCCTGTACGGACATTCGGGTCTGGGCGTTGGCTCTGGCGTATGCCTGCTGTTTCGGCATGGAAATTACGTTTGACGGTGTAGCGGCTCTGTATTTTTTCGATCAATTCAGTCTGGGCGAAACGGAGGCGGGTTTCTGGGCCATGTTGTTCGGATTCATGAATCTCTTTGCCCGGGCGATGGGCGGCGTAGTAGCCGACCGCGTGGGTCAGCGGTACGGGATGCGGGGAAAAGGCATTCTGCTGGCCGTATTGCTCTTGCTGGAAGGACTGGGTATTCTGCTTTTCGCTCAATCGGGCAATCTGACGATGGCGATTGTTTCCATGCTCACTTTCGCTTTGTTCCTGAAAATGGCCAATGGCAGTACGTATGCTCTGGTACCTTTCATCAATCCCAAAGCCCTAGGCGTTATTTCCGGTGTAGTTGGAGCAGGTGGTAACCTGGGTGGTATGCTGATGGGCTTTTTATTCAAATCGCAGAGCATCAGTTACGGACAAGCCTTTTTCTACATCGGAGCGGCAGTAGTAATCATCGGTGGATTGCTGTTCCTAATCAATTTTGGCAAAAGTCGGGTAGCGGAGCCAGCGGAAGCAGTGACGTTGCAAACAGTTTAG